The following are encoded together in the Ovis aries strain OAR_USU_Benz2616 breed Rambouillet chromosome 15, ARS-UI_Ramb_v3.0, whole genome shotgun sequence genome:
- the MYOD1 gene encoding myoblast determination protein 1, which produces MELLSPPLRDVDLTGPDGSLCNFATADDFYDDPCFDSPDLRFFEDLDPRLVHVGALLKPEEHSHFPAAAHPAPGAREDEHVRAPSGHHQAGRCLLWACKACKRKTTNADRRKAATMRERRRLSKVNEAFETLKRCTSSNPNQRLPKVEILRNAIRYIEGLQALLRDQDAAPPGAAAAFYAPGPLPPGRSGEHYSGDSDASSPRSNCSDGMMDYSGPPSGARRRNCYDRAYYSEAPNEPRPGKSAAVSSLDCLSSIVERISTESPAAPALLLADAPPESSPGPQEAAAGSEVECGTPAPSPDTAPQGLAGANPNPIYQVL; this is translated from the exons ATGGAGCTGCTGTCGCCGCCGCTCCGCGACGTAGACTTGACGGGCCCCGACGGCTCTCTCTGCAACTTTGCAACAGCGGATGACTTCTATGATGACCCGTGTTTCGACTCCCCGGATCTGCGCTTCTTCGAGGACCTGGATCCGCGCCTCGTGCACGTGGGCGCGCTCCTGAAGCCGGAGGAACACTCGCACTTCCCTGCAGCGGCGCACCCGGCCCCGGGCGCGCGCGAGGACGAACATGTGCGCGCGCCCAGCGGGCACCACCAGGCGGGCCGCTGTTTACTGTGGGCCTGCAAGGCGTGCAAACGCAAGACGACTAACGCCGACCGCCGCAAGGCTGCTACCATGCGCGAGCGGCGCCGCTTGAGCAAAGTCAACGAGGCCTTCGAGACGCTCAAACGCTGCACGTCTAGCAACCCAAACCAGCGGCTGCCCAAGGTGGAGATCCTGCGCAACGCAATCCGCTATATCGAAGGCCTGCAGGCGCTGCTTCGCGACCAGGACGCCGCGCCTCCCGGCGCTGCCGCTGCCTTTTACGCGCCTGGCCCGTTGCCCCCCGGCCGCAGCGGCGAACACTACAGCGGCGACTCGGACGCTTCCAGTCCGCGCTCCAACTGTTCCGACGGCATG ATGGACTACAGCGGCCCCCCGAGTGGTGCCCGGCGACGGAACTGCTACGACCGCGCTTACTACAGCGAGGCGCCCAATG AACCCCGGCCCGGGAAGAGCGCTGCGGTGTCGAGCCTCGACTGCCTGTCCAGCATCGTGGAGCGCATCTCCACCGAGAGCCCCGCAGCGCCCGCGCTTCTACTGGCCGACGCGCCGCCGGAGTCGTCTCCCGGCCCGCAGGAGGCGGCCGCCGGGAGCGAGGTGGAGTGCGGCACCCCCGCCCCTTCCCCCGACACTGCCCCTCAGGGCCTCGCGGGCGCGAACCCCAACCCGATTTACCAGGTGCTCTGA